One Catharus ustulatus isolate bCatUst1 chromosome 2, bCatUst1.pri.v2, whole genome shotgun sequence genomic window carries:
- the LOC116992699 gene encoding thyroid hormone-inducible hepatic protein-like, protein MEQYFSATQKMEQEVMFPSLLRGVFPQQEGAAPAAESRTDLYERYQLLKAIKPMVEKGLASVGDQSPTGADADVDASSDSNEAGDAQLEERLSHHLTGLQQVLTHLTRDTNALTRRYSQILEQINLSEGQPSW, encoded by the coding sequence ATGGAGCAGTACTTCTCAGCCACCCAGAAGATGGAGCAGGAGGTGATGTTCCCCAGCCTGCTCCGAGGGGTCTTCCCGCAGCAGGagggggcagccccggccgcgGAGAGCCGCACGGACCTGTACGAGCGCTACCAGCTCCTCAAGGCCATCAAGCCCATGGTGGAGAAAGGCCTGGCCTCTGTCGGGGACCAGAGCCCCACCGGTGCGGACGCCGACGTGGACGCGTCCTCGGACAGCAACGAGGCCGGAGATGCCCAGCTCGAGGAGCGCCTGTCCCACCACCTGACTGGCCTGCAGCAGGTCCTCACCCACCTGACCAGGGACACCAACGCCCTGACCCGGAGGTACAGCCAGATCCTGGAGCAGATCAACCTCAGCGAGGGCCAGCCCAGCTGGTGA